The stretch of DNA ACGACCACGGGTGCTAACCGGCGGTCGCCGTAGCGCTCGGCGTAGCCGTCCATGGCTGCCCGGTCGACCTCGTCGGGACAGGTCGTGGACATCTTCGTCTCCTTCGGGGTGGGCGGTCTCAAATAAGGCAGCGGCGGCGCGCCGGGCCGCCGCCCGATGATCGCGGTCACGGCGAGCCCGGCCGACAGCGGCAGCAGCACCAGGCCGGGCAGCTGGTAGCGCCAGGAGAATTCCATGGCCGCGGCGGTGCCCAGCACGGTGGTCGCCAGCCCTGCGGGCAGCAGTACGACCGCGCGCATCCCGCTGCGGCGGGCTCGGCCGACGCCGAGCACGGCCAGCGCCGAGACGGCGAGCATCCCGCCGAGCGCGGTGCCCGGCGTGTAGCCGCCGCCGAGCTGGTAGGAGCGCAGGAATCCGGCGATGCCGGGATCGACCGAGTAGGTGCCGTCGCCGTAGAGCTCGGTCCACTCGGTGACGTACCAGGCGTCGGCGTACAGCGGGTATTCGGTCTTGAACTGCCAGCGGTCCAGCGGCACGTCGCCGGGGCTTTGGGTTCGGGTCGGCGCGAATCCCTTGAAGAAGTCCTCCAGCACTCCGCCGACGACGTCGAACGGCTGGTGCAGCAGCACCTTGCGGGCCATGCCGCTCTGCGCCGCCTCCACATCGACGCCCGGCGGCAACGTGTTCTTGCCCTGCGGGGTGTGGTAGCGGTGGATGTAGAAGTCGATGCCGGTCGCCTTGCGCGCTTCGACCGGGTCGCGCGGGCAGACCAGTTCTTCCTGCGGCGTGAGGTCGAGTTCGCCGCACTGCGCGACGACGGCGGTGCGCCCATAGACGACGCTGCCGGTCGAGCCGCCCAGCGCGGGCACGCCGGTCCAGATCATGTGGTACATCGCGTAGAGGAACAGCGCACCGGCGAAGGCCCCGGCCAGCGCGCCTGCCGAGCGCAACCGCCGCCGCCAGCCGTCCCGCGGCCGGATCCCCGCGGCCAGCAGCACGAACACCACGGCCGGAAGCACCAGCGTCAGCCCGACGATGCGCACCAGCACCGACACCGCCAGCAGCAGCCCGCCGATCGCGGCGGTGCGCGGCCCGGGTGCTCCGCGCCAGGTCAGCACCAGGATCGCCGCCAGCAGCATGACCTGGAACAGCACGTCGGACATGATGTTGTGCTCGATCTGCACCTGGTAGGCGTCCAGCAGCACCGGCGCGGTCGCCAGCGCGGCGATCCAGTACCGCGCGCCGAAGCGCACCAGCAGCGCGTAGCTCGCGACGCCGAGCGCGAGGCCGATCAGGTGCTGCACCGCGGCCACGAACGCCAGGTTCCCCACCAGCAGCAGCGGGCCGAGCAGCAGCAGCCCGTAACCGATGGGGTTGATCCCGCCCGGGTAGAAGATGCCGAGGTCGTCGAGGTAGCGGAACGAGTCGATGTAGAGCAGTGCCGGCTGGTAGGCCAGCTGCGCCAGGACGCGCAGCACGGCTCCGCACAGCACC from Saccharopolyspora sp. SCSIO 74807 encodes:
- a CDS encoding glycosyltransferase family 2 protein, coding for MIAALGRSLRKHWLLVLLVLCGAVLRVLAQLAYQPALLYIDSFRYLDDLGIFYPGGINPIGYGLLLLGPLLLVGNLAFVAAVQHLIGLALGVASYALLVRFGARYWIAALATAPVLLDAYQVQIEHNIMSDVLFQVMLLAAILVLTWRGAPGPRTAAIGGLLLAVSVLVRIVGLTLVLPAVVFVLLAAGIRPRDGWRRRLRSAGALAGAFAGALFLYAMYHMIWTGVPALGGSTGSVVYGRTAVVAQCGELDLTPQEELVCPRDPVEARKATGIDFYIHRYHTPQGKNTLPPGVDVEAAQSGMARKVLLHQPFDVVGGVLEDFFKGFAPTRTQSPGDVPLDRWQFKTEYPLYADAWYVTEWTELYGDGTYSVDPGIAGFLRSYQLGGGYTPGTALGGMLAVSALAVLGVGRARRSGMRAVVLLPAGLATTVLGTAAAMEFSWRYQLPGLVLLPLSAGLAVTAIIGRRPGAPPLPYLRPPTPKETKMSTTCPDEVDRAAMDGYAERYGDRRLAPVVVLIAAYNEQEALGPVLDGIPANSCGLDVDALVVVDGATDDTAEVALRHGAQTCVAPENRGQGAALRLGYRLAAERGARYVITTDADGQYDITELPDLLQPLVDDRADFVTGSRRLGRTESTDLVRRAGTYVFAWMVSAMTRQRITDTSFGFRAMKVQVPNSVRLEQQQYQSSELLVGVLARGYRVLERPMTMLARTAGESKKGNNVLYGYRYAKVVIGTWLRERRAPVAATAPEPVSEPVAAASER